Proteins encoded in a region of the Mercenaria mercenaria strain notata chromosome 1, MADL_Memer_1, whole genome shotgun sequence genome:
- the LOC123523880 gene encoding lipase ZK262.3-like, translating into MFGFYVVFILLIAVHESSSRCSRYKDCHTCASHKTWSNSPCRWCPLDQQCHAKWSPRNHCIRVRVGSRSQCEEKNNGKFSYSPEEAYKLALFSAIAYSDEPAECLIVLFPTSDYTLFSVYVKKCDDFYFEYDKQCMAFVTFSTRNQEIIVAYRGTRGVKQIVDQVLTIIGTPSVPSAVGGKVQMYFNNVHNKFYRDIKYLIQDLMQWFPTYTVKLTGHSLGGTAASITSAMLVKDKVLKPEQILLYTFGMPRVGNKRYALAHDKLVPHSWRVVRSGDAVARLPFCRLATCSLFNGPYHHGTKVLYTESKMNKESNYVVCNGNEDSKSKCMNKSRRKRGAVKNMINRHKFYFNIPIGTYCRDHILNQS; encoded by the coding sequence ATGTTTGGTTTCTATGTAGTTTTTATTCTGCTTATAGCAGTGCATGAAAGCAGTTCTCGTTGTTCAAGATACAAAGATTGTCACACATGTGCAAGTCATAAAACTTGGAGTAATAGTCCGTGCAGGTGGTGCCCTCTCGATCAACAATGCCATGCAAAATGGTCGCCAAGAAACCATTGCATCAGGGTAAGAGTTGGCAGCCGGTCGCAATGTGAAGAAAAGAACAATGGAAAATTTTCTTACAGCCCAGAAGAGGCTTATAAACTGGCACTGTTTTCTGCAATCGCATATTCTGACGAACCAGCCGAATGTCTAATAGTATTATTTCCAACAAGTGACTACACCCTGTTTTCGGTGTATGTGAAGAAATGTGacgatttttattttgaatacgACAAGCAGTGTATggcttttgtaacattttcaaccAGGAACCAAGAAATCATTGTTGCATATCGTGGAACAAGAGGCGTGAAACAAATTGTTGATCAAGTACTAACAATCATAGGAACACCTTCAGTGCCCTCTGCTGTCGGCGGGAAAGTTCAAATGTACTTTaataatgttcataataaattTTATCGCGACATTAAATATCTAATTCAAGATTTGATGCAGTGGTTTCCAACGTACACGGTCAAACTGACGGGACACTCACTAGGGGGCACTGCAGCGTCCATAACAAGTGCGATGCTTGTAAAGGACAAGGTGTTGAAGCCCGAACAAATTCTTTTGTACACTTTTGGTATGCCTAGAGTTGGAAACAAGCGGTATGCCCTGGCCCATGACAAACTGGTTCCTCATAGTTGGAGAGTTGTTCGAAGTGGCGATGCCGTTGCTAGGTTACCATTCTGCAGGCTAGCAACATGTTCCTTATTCAATGGGCCGTATCACCATGGAACTAAAGTTCTGTATACTGAATCGAAAATGAATAAAGAGTCAAATTATGTCGTCTGCAACGGAAATGAGGACTCCAAATCAAAATGCATGAACAAAAGCCGGAGAAAGAGAGGTGCAGTGAAGAACATGATTAATAGACACAAATTCTATTTCAATATTCCGATTGGTACATACTGTCGTGATCATATCTTGAATCAGTCATAA